A region from the Flavobacteriales bacterium genome encodes:
- a CDS encoding nucleotide-binding protein yields MSLRKIFVVSSVEGKKQAACYIRHCTDKHIEYRPWWNEFRGSRIVIDELERIKNEYDGALVVLTPDVRATIRRKREWVPSLNVLFEWGFFLSKFTKANIAVVKYGAVHIPTDLGGWVLLHGSDVFNASRVKVPSARSKDEFRRWLTGVHETPRPVRSDLHVSRWKTFQVGEPLPSAVLQRPGGAIAIWVRVDHNAIARSKGSNWQYLLAHATDSVPRKDYGRYPNGWGICSVRDSVGFGHHWRFWCNGESHAQTEIRHMKALPDGWHLFSLSWSRERDFIRFYVDGGLAGEKTFSNWPVNYSSEIQVGNWAFGESHRTPLQIGRSFSLPFAASEEELRKRVRLGPDVRVLRFSRIGG; encoded by the coding sequence ATGTCTCTGAGGAAGATCTTCGTGGTTTCTTCGGTGGAAGGGAAAAAGCAAGCGGCGTGCTACATTCGACATTGTACTGACAAGCATATTGAGTATCGCCCTTGGTGGAATGAGTTTCGGGGTAGTCGTATTGTGATCGACGAACTGGAGCGTATCAAGAATGAGTATGATGGTGCTCTTGTTGTTCTCACCCCTGATGTGAGGGCTACCATTCGCCGTAAACGTGAATGGGTGCCTAGCTTGAATGTGCTTTTCGAATGGGGCTTTTTCTTGAGCAAGTTCACTAAGGCCAACATCGCAGTGGTGAAGTACGGAGCGGTCCACATTCCTACCGATTTGGGAGGATGGGTGCTGCTCCATGGTAGCGATGTGTTCAATGCATCCAGAGTTAAAGTGCCTAGTGCGCGTTCTAAGGATGAATTTCGTCGTTGGCTGACAGGTGTGCACGAGACGCCGCGACCAGTGCGGTCCGATTTGCATGTGTCGCGGTGGAAGACGTTCCAGGTTGGAGAACCACTGCCAAGTGCTGTGCTCCAACGTCCCGGGGGAGCAATAGCGATATGGGTAAGAGTGGACCATAATGCCATTGCCCGTTCAAAGGGAAGCAACTGGCAGTATCTGCTGGCCCATGCAACGGATAGTGTTCCCCGCAAGGATTACGGTCGATATCCGAATGGCTGGGGCATCTGCAGTGTTCGAGATTCAGTTGGGTTTGGCCACCATTGGAGGTTCTGGTGCAATGGAGAAAGTCATGCACAGACTGAGATAAGACATATGAAGGCACTGCCCGATGGATGGCATCTGTTCTCGCTTTCATGGTCGCGCGAGCGAGACTTCATCAGATTCTATGTTGATGGGGGACTTGCAGGAGAGAAGACGTTCTCCAACTGGCCTGTGAATTACTCTAGTGAGATTCAAGTTGGAAACTGGGCCTTTGGTGAATCCCATAGAACTCCTCTGCAGATAGGACGTTCCTTTTCCTTGCCATTCGCGGCAAGCGAAGAAGAGCTTCGCAAACGGGTTCGACTAGGTCCGGATGTGCGTGTGTTGCGATTCTCGCGCATTGGTGGCTAG
- a CDS encoding class I SAM-dependent methyltransferase, with product MSLLTFLRTLISGPSPETMAGQLRRPSGWLARRVGQRMNAANRVLYDATWRTINLQPGHSVLEIGFGNGLFFPDLFQQATDLRVSGLDFSEAMHKEATAYNRALIGGGRLQLHHGDSAAMPFADNSFDRIYCINVVYFWDNHAAHLREVKRVLRSGGTFTATIRTKSTMQVMPFTRYGFAMYEQSDWEAVLASNGFKLLTAERLDEPPIDFEGRTYRPGSLVLVATPA from the coding sequence ATGTCCCTCCTCACCTTCCTGCGCACCCTCATCAGCGGCCCCAGCCCCGAAACCATGGCGGGGCAGCTGCGGCGCCCCAGCGGCTGGTTGGCGCGGCGCGTGGGTCAGCGCATGAACGCTGCCAACCGCGTGCTGTACGATGCCACCTGGCGCACCATCAACCTGCAACCGGGCCACAGCGTGCTGGAGATCGGCTTCGGCAATGGCCTCTTCTTCCCCGACCTGTTCCAGCAAGCCACTGACCTGCGCGTGTCCGGCCTCGACTTCAGCGAAGCCATGCACAAAGAAGCCACGGCCTACAATCGCGCGCTCATCGGCGGCGGCCGCTTGCAACTGCACCACGGCGATAGCGCCGCCATGCCGTTCGCGGACAACTCGTTCGACCGCATCTATTGCATCAACGTGGTGTACTTCTGGGACAACCACGCCGCGCACCTGCGCGAGGTGAAACGCGTGCTGCGCAGCGGCGGCACCTTCACCGCCACCATCCGCACCAAGAGCACCATGCAGGTGATGCCCTTCACACGCTACGGCTTCGCCATGTACGAGCAGTCCGACTGGGAAGCGGTGCTCGCCAGCAACGGCTTCAAGCTCCTGACGGCCGAACGCCTCGATGAGCCGCCCATCGACTTCGAGGGCCGCACCTACCGCCCCGGAAGTCTGGTGCTGGTGGCCACGCCGGCCTAG
- the efp gene encoding elongation factor P yields the protein MATTNDVSVGTYIRFNNDICQMMEWQHRTPGNLRAFFQGKMRVLRNGKQIENRFRSGEVIEVLRVEVHELQYLYREGDNLVLMNPTTFEQLYVPASLLGDAMGFMKEEMIMQIGFESDTPIFARPPKQVELTVTSTEHAVKGDTANKVMKAAKLETGQNIMVPLFVEAGTVVRIDTETGEYLDRVKEAKR from the coding sequence ATGGCCACGACCAACGACGTAAGCGTAGGAACCTACATCCGCTTCAACAACGACATCTGCCAGATGATGGAATGGCAGCACCGCACGCCCGGCAACCTGCGCGCCTTCTTCCAAGGCAAGATGCGCGTGCTGCGCAACGGCAAGCAGATCGAGAACCGCTTCCGCAGTGGCGAGGTGATCGAAGTGCTGCGCGTGGAAGTGCACGAGCTGCAGTACCTCTATCGCGAGGGCGACAACCTGGTGCTGATGAACCCCACCACGTTCGAGCAGCTCTACGTGCCCGCCAGCCTGCTGGGCGACGCCATGGGTTTCATGAAGGAGGAGATGATCATGCAGATCGGCTTCGAGAGCGACACGCCCATTTTCGCCCGCCCCCCCAAGCAGGTGGAACTGACAGTGACCAGCACCGAGCACGCCGTGAAAGGCGACACCGCCAACAAGGTGATGAAGGCCGCCAAGCTGGAGACCGGTCAGAACATCATGGTTCCTCTCTTCGTGGAGGCCGGTACCGTGGTGCGCATCGACACCGAAACCGGCGAGTACCTGGACCGCGTGAAGGAAGCGAAGCGGTAG
- a CDS encoding UDP-3-O-(3-hydroxymyristoyl)glucosamine N-acyltransferase — translation MDLQQQLTAAKVADMVGGRIIGNAQRAVTGINEINRVREGDLIFVDHEKYYRKALESAATTILINKEVEAPEGKALIVCPDPCGSYNQLVRHFMPRRAWGSDTPVIGDGTEIHPSVVIGANVRIGSACLIMPGVVIYENTTIGDRVIIHANTVVGSDGFYYKKRPSGHEKMPPCGSVSIEDDVEIGANCAIDRGISSVTRIGAGTKLDNLVHIAHDVEIGRGCIIAAQVAVAGATTVGDGCTLWGQAALPPKITLGNGTVILGQSAPMGSVDGGSWLGSPAMEARQKFREMALIKRLPEVFAKLGL, via the coding sequence ATGGACCTGCAACAACAACTCACCGCCGCCAAGGTGGCAGACATGGTCGGCGGGCGCATCATCGGCAATGCACAGCGCGCGGTCACCGGCATCAACGAGATCAACCGGGTGCGCGAGGGCGACCTGATCTTCGTTGACCACGAGAAGTACTACCGCAAAGCGCTGGAGAGCGCCGCCACCACCATCCTCATCAACAAGGAAGTGGAGGCCCCGGAGGGCAAGGCCCTTATCGTGTGCCCCGACCCGTGCGGCAGCTACAACCAGCTGGTGCGCCACTTCATGCCACGCCGCGCTTGGGGCAGCGATACGCCCGTCATCGGCGACGGCACCGAGATCCACCCCAGCGTGGTCATCGGCGCCAACGTGCGCATCGGGTCGGCCTGCCTCATCATGCCCGGCGTCGTGATCTACGAAAACACCACCATCGGCGACCGCGTCATCATCCACGCCAACACCGTGGTGGGCAGCGACGGCTTCTACTACAAGAAGCGCCCCAGCGGCCACGAGAAGATGCCACCTTGCGGCAGCGTGTCCATCGAGGACGATGTGGAGATCGGCGCCAACTGCGCCATCGACCGCGGCATCAGCAGCGTTACGCGCATCGGTGCGGGCACCAAGCTGGACAACCTGGTGCACATCGCGCACGACGTGGAGATCGGCCGTGGATGCATCATCGCCGCGCAAGTGGCCGTGGCCGGTGCCACCACCGTGGGCGATGGTTGCACCCTATGGGGCCAGGCCGCATTGCCACCGAAGATCACCTTGGGCAACGGCACCGTTATCCTGGGCCAGAGCGCGCCCATGGGTTCGGTGGACGGTGGCAGCTGGCTCGGCTCGCCGGCCATGGAGGCCCGCCAGAAGTTCCGCGAGATGGCCCTCATCAAACGCCTGCCCGAAGTGTTCGCCAAGCTGGGCCTGTGA
- a CDS encoding SpoIIE family protein phosphatase: MTRLDRISERLNLKEFQLKALLDVTKAINNSVSTSELLQLYESIMREQLGITRLMLYKRAQGWQNILSFGTTTKEDAIDAEHHFGQFTDISLIDAHGLSGFDLAVPVYHRDQPLAFLLVGDIDEGEQRMSPTVKHLNFIQTLTNLIVVAMENKRMGKLALQQERDRRELELAAEMQGMLIPTELPNDEKLECAAWYQPHRQVGGDYYDVISVDEHRVVLCVADVSGKGIAASLLMSNFQATLRALVQYAEGETLDSMVRDLNHKVFSNARGERFVTLFIAQCDLRQRTVQFVNAGHNPPMLWDGNTIRELTDGGIGLGMMPTLPFLRTGSATIPAGSTLLCYTDGLVEQEDAHEEPFGTDHLQRALREFSGSGALAVNTAVTGHFEAHRGGRPFLDDIALLTCKFK; encoded by the coding sequence ATGACGCGCCTCGACCGCATATCCGAACGGCTCAACCTGAAGGAATTCCAGCTGAAGGCGCTGCTGGACGTCACCAAGGCCATCAACAACAGCGTAAGCACTTCAGAACTGCTGCAGCTGTATGAGAGCATCATGCGCGAGCAATTGGGCATCACCCGGCTCATGCTCTACAAGCGCGCGCAGGGCTGGCAGAACATCCTCTCCTTCGGCACCACCACGAAGGAAGACGCCATCGACGCCGAGCACCACTTCGGCCAGTTCACCGATATCTCGCTCATCGATGCGCACGGCCTGAGCGGCTTCGACCTGGCCGTGCCCGTGTACCACCGCGACCAGCCGCTGGCCTTCCTGCTCGTGGGCGACATCGACGAAGGGGAGCAGCGCATGAGCCCCACGGTGAAGCACCTCAACTTCATCCAGACCCTCACGAACCTGATCGTGGTGGCCATGGAGAACAAGCGCATGGGCAAACTGGCCCTGCAGCAGGAGCGCGACCGCCGCGAGCTGGAGCTGGCCGCCGAGATGCAGGGGATGCTGATCCCCACCGAGCTGCCCAACGATGAAAAGCTGGAGTGCGCCGCATGGTACCAGCCCCACCGGCAAGTGGGCGGCGATTATTACGATGTGATCAGTGTTGACGAACACCGCGTGGTGCTGTGCGTGGCCGACGTGAGCGGCAAGGGCATCGCGGCATCGCTGCTGATGAGCAATTTCCAGGCGACACTGCGCGCGCTGGTACAGTACGCCGAGGGCGAAACGCTCGATAGCATGGTGCGCGACCTCAACCACAAGGTCTTCAGCAACGCCCGCGGCGAGCGTTTCGTCACGCTCTTCATCGCCCAATGCGACCTGCGCCAACGCACCGTCCAGTTCGTGAACGCGGGCCACAACCCGCCCATGCTCTGGGACGGCAACACGATCCGCGAACTGACGGACGGCGGCATCGGCCTCGGCATGATGCCCACCCTGCCGTTCCTGCGCACCGGGTCAGCGACCATACCTGCAGGCAGCACCTTGCTCTGCTACACCGACGGCTTGGTGGAACAGGAGGACGCGCACGAAGAACCCTTCGGCACCGACCACTTGCAACGTGCATTGCGCGAGTTCAGCGGCAGCGGCGCATTGGCCGTCAACACGGCTGTCACCGGCCACTTCGAAGCGCATCGTGGCGGTCGTCCGTTCCTGGACGATATCGCGTTGCTCACCTGCAAGTTCAAGTAG
- a CDS encoding O-antigen ligase family protein, which yields MLRALKADFVLWACLLFVLVNGIAVANELYWFSLLPPALLCIWALIAHVDKLMLFVVFCTPLSINMEDLGGIGIYLPTEPLMVAIMLLFFLKLAMERNVFDARVWKHPVTWAICAHLIWIAVCCIPSTDPLVSIKFLTARLWFVVVMYFVVTRLFEDSANMQRFFWLYLVSLSVVVSYTLVNHAEHGFAQDPAHWVMSPFFKDHTSYGAILAFILPFAFTATTMPGWSRTKKGVAVVLLIIIATGLVFSYTRAAWVSLVAAIGVYLIMRIKVPAWLVGLGSVALLVGYLIYQDQLTMTLERNRDESSDDLAEHVSSISNISSDASNLERLNRWNSALRMFAEKPLFGFGPGTYMFEYAPYQASDERTIISTNFGSGGNAHSEYLGPLAEQGVLGMVLMVIIVAVVSNTAIRLWLRLPPGVDRRLVGAAFFGLVTYYVHGVLNNYLDTDKASVLFWGSTALIVVLDIKHPKASPIR from the coding sequence ATGCTGCGCGCCCTTAAAGCCGACTTCGTGCTGTGGGCCTGCCTGCTGTTCGTGCTGGTGAACGGCATTGCCGTGGCGAACGAGCTGTACTGGTTCAGCTTGCTACCACCGGCCTTGTTGTGCATATGGGCGCTCATCGCGCATGTGGACAAGCTCATGCTCTTCGTGGTGTTCTGCACACCGTTGTCCATCAACATGGAAGACCTCGGCGGCATCGGCATCTACCTGCCCACCGAGCCGCTCATGGTGGCCATCATGCTGCTGTTCTTCCTGAAGCTGGCCATGGAGCGCAACGTGTTCGATGCACGTGTGTGGAAGCATCCAGTTACTTGGGCCATCTGCGCGCACCTCATCTGGATCGCTGTGTGCTGCATCCCCAGCACCGACCCGCTGGTGTCCATCAAGTTCCTCACGGCCCGGCTCTGGTTCGTGGTGGTGATGTATTTCGTTGTGACGCGCCTCTTCGAGGACTCGGCCAACATGCAGCGTTTCTTCTGGCTCTACTTGGTATCGCTCAGTGTGGTGGTCAGCTACACGCTGGTGAACCATGCCGAGCACGGCTTCGCGCAGGATCCCGCGCACTGGGTGATGAGCCCCTTCTTCAAGGACCACACGAGCTACGGCGCCATCCTCGCGTTCATCCTGCCGTTCGCGTTCACCGCCACCACCATGCCGGGCTGGTCGCGCACGAAGAAGGGGGTGGCCGTTGTGCTGCTCATCATCATCGCCACGGGCCTTGTGTTCTCGTACACGCGCGCCGCATGGGTGAGCCTGGTGGCCGCCATCGGTGTGTACTTGATCATGCGCATCAAGGTGCCTGCGTGGTTGGTGGGCCTGGGGTCGGTCGCGTTGCTCGTCGGCTACTTGATCTACCAGGACCAGCTGACGATGACCTTGGAGCGCAACCGCGACGAGAGCAGCGACGACCTGGCCGAGCACGTGAGCTCCATCAGCAACATCAGCAGCGACGCCAGCAACCTGGAACGCCTGAACCGATGGAACAGCGCGCTGCGCATGTTCGCCGAGAAGCCGCTGTTCGGTTTCGGGCCCGGCACGTACATGTTCGAGTACGCGCCCTACCAGGCCTCGGACGAACGCACCATCATCAGCACCAACTTCGGCAGTGGCGGCAACGCGCACAGCGAATACCTGGGCCCGTTGGCGGAGCAGGGCGTGCTGGGCATGGTGCTCATGGTGATCATCGTAGCGGTGGTGTCCAATACCGCCATTCGCCTGTGGTTGCGACTACCACCGGGCGTTGACCGCCGGTTGGTGGGCGCGGCCTTCTTCGGACTGGTCACGTACTACGTGCACGGCGTGCTGAACAACTACCTGGACACCGATAAGGCCAGCGTGCTCTTCTGGGGCAGCACGGCGCTGATCGTGGTGCTGGACATCAAGCACCCGAAGGCGAGTCCTATCAGGTGA
- a CDS encoding oligosaccharide flippase family protein, producing MRRTFLTNLALVLVLNLLVKPFYILGIDAEVQERAGAEEYGGYAALLSFSFLLNILLDLGITNHNTRLVAQDANALRERLGAVLGIRALLAVVYVVVSCVVGVAIGYDRAQFGVLGVLLLNQVLAMTLLYLRSNIAGAQRYVQDSLLSVLDRVLLIGICAWLLWSGWITCNAFEIEWFIWAQTAAYGAAVLVALFMVRGLGARVVPSWSPQRIVPVLRESIPYAVLVLLMTVYYRIDTVLLERLLPDGAAQAGIYAQGFRFFEALNMLGFLFAGLLLPMFSKLLKEGGDATGLAALGWRLMVAGCVPVAVAGAWWGREVLELRYDHVTDNAAMAFSLLMCAFSAVGTTYIFGTLLTARGDLKALNRMAFGGVVLSLAINALLIPRLGAVGAGIACLATQGATAAVQVFLSVRALRMRIPWGEVARAVGYVLGALLAAWGLARSGWGIVPVLGAFAICCVVLAFGTGFVRLPQVRAFLRPVGRP from the coding sequence ATGCGCCGCACCTTTCTCACCAACTTGGCCCTTGTGCTGGTGCTCAACCTGTTGGTGAAGCCGTTCTACATCCTTGGTATCGATGCTGAGGTGCAGGAGCGGGCGGGAGCGGAGGAGTACGGCGGTTATGCAGCGCTGCTCAGCTTCAGTTTCCTGCTCAATATCCTGCTGGACCTTGGCATCACCAACCACAATACGCGGCTGGTGGCGCAGGATGCCAACGCGCTGCGCGAACGGCTGGGAGCGGTGCTGGGCATCCGGGCGTTGCTCGCGGTTGTTTATGTGGTGGTGTCGTGTGTTGTGGGTGTCGCGATCGGTTACGACCGGGCGCAGTTCGGCGTGCTTGGCGTGCTGCTGCTCAACCAGGTGCTGGCCATGACCTTGCTCTACCTGCGCAGCAACATTGCCGGGGCGCAGCGCTACGTGCAGGACAGTTTGCTGAGCGTACTGGACCGTGTGCTGCTCATCGGCATCTGCGCGTGGCTGCTATGGTCGGGATGGATCACTTGCAATGCCTTCGAGATCGAGTGGTTCATCTGGGCGCAGACTGCTGCGTACGGAGCGGCGGTGCTGGTGGCCCTGTTCATGGTGCGGGGCTTGGGTGCGCGCGTAGTGCCATCGTGGAGTCCGCAACGGATCGTGCCCGTTCTGCGCGAGAGCATTCCATACGCTGTGCTGGTGCTGCTGATGACCGTCTACTACCGCATCGATACGGTCCTGCTGGAACGACTGCTGCCCGATGGCGCCGCACAGGCCGGCATCTATGCGCAAGGCTTCCGCTTCTTCGAGGCGCTGAACATGCTCGGCTTCCTCTTCGCCGGGCTTTTGCTGCCCATGTTCAGCAAGCTGCTCAAAGAAGGCGGCGATGCGACCGGCCTGGCTGCGCTCGGGTGGCGGCTGATGGTGGCGGGCTGTGTGCCGGTTGCCGTTGCTGGTGCGTGGTGGGGCCGCGAAGTGCTCGAACTGCGTTACGACCATGTGACCGACAATGCGGCCATGGCGTTCTCGCTGCTCATGTGCGCCTTCTCGGCGGTGGGCACTACGTACATCTTCGGCACGCTGCTCACCGCGCGCGGTGATCTGAAAGCGCTGAACCGCATGGCCTTCGGCGGTGTGGTGCTGAGCCTCGCCATCAACGCGCTGCTCATTCCCCGACTTGGTGCGGTGGGCGCGGGCATTGCTTGCCTGGCAACACAGGGTGCCACAGCAGCTGTGCAAGTTTTCCTCTCCGTCCGTGCGTTGCGCATGCGGATCCCATGGGGTGAGGTAGCTCGTGCAGTGGGTTATGTATTGGGTGCGCTGCTGGCGGCTTGGGGACTAGCCCGCTCCGGCTGGGGCATCGTTCCAGTGCTCGGGGCCTTCGCAATATGCTGCGTGGTGCTGGCGTTCGGCACCGGCTTCGTGCGGCTGCCACAGGTGCGTGCTTTCCTGCGACCTGTCGGCCGTCCGTAG
- a CDS encoding NUDIX domain-containing protein, which produces MPRFTIRVYGLLLHNDRVLVADEIIKGQRITKFPGGGLEYGEGTKDCLIREVREEIGVEAFDVRHFYTTDFFQRSTFHAEEIQVLSLYYTFRVHVPDALPVIDRPFAFAEEKEGAEAFRWLDLATSTTEAVHLPIDKVVLEMLLGQR; this is translated from the coding sequence ATGCCCCGATTCACTATCCGCGTTTACGGCCTGCTGCTGCACAACGACCGCGTGCTCGTGGCCGACGAGATCATCAAGGGCCAGCGCATCACCAAGTTCCCCGGTGGCGGACTGGAGTACGGTGAAGGCACCAAGGATTGCCTCATCCGGGAGGTCCGGGAAGAGATCGGGGTTGAAGCCTTTGATGTGCGGCACTTCTACACCACCGATTTTTTCCAGCGGAGCACGTTCCACGCGGAAGAGATTCAGGTGTTGAGCCTGTACTACACCTTCAGGGTGCACGTGCCGGACGCTCTGCCCGTTATCGACCGGCCGTTCGCCTTTGCCGAAGAAAAGGAAGGGGCCGAGGCGTTCCGTTGGTTGGACCTTGCCACGTCGACCACCGAGGCTGTGCACCTGCCCATCGACAAGGTGGTCCTGGAGATGTTACTTGGTCAACGCTGA
- the mnmD gene encoding tRNA (5-methylaminomethyl-2-thiouridine)(34)-methyltransferase MnmD — MEAKETLEIRVTRDGSRTLFNPATNEPYHSLHGAATESRHVFIEAGLKAVEGKHARVLEVGLGTGLNLLLTLEEAQRSGRSVDYVAVEPHRLSAEVLNAIDHCGALGLEQLRAAYDECMAATSAWITDRVPLTCIIAHDLGAVADGPFDVVYFDAFAPGVEPALWSEEVFARLFMLMRPGGVLVTYCVKGDVKRALKRCGFGLQRLKGPRGKREMLRAQRPL; from the coding sequence GTGGAAGCGAAGGAGACCTTGGAGATCCGCGTGACGCGTGATGGCTCGCGCACGCTCTTCAACCCGGCAACCAACGAACCCTATCACAGTTTGCATGGCGCCGCCACGGAGTCGCGCCATGTGTTCATTGAAGCCGGCTTGAAGGCGGTTGAGGGCAAGCACGCGCGTGTGCTGGAGGTAGGCCTCGGCACGGGATTGAACCTGTTGCTCACGCTTGAGGAGGCGCAACGCTCCGGGCGTTCCGTGGACTACGTCGCGGTGGAGCCGCACCGATTGTCCGCCGAGGTGTTGAACGCCATCGATCACTGTGGTGCGTTGGGCCTGGAACAGTTGCGCGCGGCCTATGATGAGTGCATGGCTGCGACCTCCGCATGGATCACGGACCGCGTGCCGCTGACTTGCATCATAGCCCATGATCTCGGCGCCGTGGCGGATGGTCCGTTCGATGTAGTCTATTTCGATGCGTTCGCACCGGGGGTGGAACCCGCGTTGTGGTCGGAGGAGGTCTTTGCGCGGCTGTTCATGTTGATGAGGCCGGGAGGTGTGCTCGTGACGTATTGCGTGAAAGGGGATGTGAAACGCGCATTGAAACGTTGCGGCTTCGGTCTTCAGCGCCTCAAGGGCCCTAGGGGCAAACGCGAGATGCTGCGTGCCCAGCGACCTTTGTGA
- a CDS encoding PD40 domain-containing protein → MKNLFLPAILAFVALGSTAQNVPFDKEHVSDPAKLKRAQDAIKQGDKLASGGAHALGLALVSYEEAYAINPDNAALNMKMGLAHLNGAQRHLCLPYFQTAADLDPNIEGVHFFVGFAHHLNANWDKALAAFEQHKKLQASMVGEPDPRMANLEKLMVECRSGKALSATNTGATVTALGPAVNCEQTDYGVLIDNTGNGILFTSRRSSTTGGKINKATNEYFEDIYASTQTGTGYSVPVPLAVPVNSLGNDASVCLSTDGNTMLIYRDVAGPGDIYRSDKTNGTWSTPTKLGANVNTKFHEGSAWITADKQWIYFVSDRPDENLGGQDIYRARWDETTNDWGIAENLGPDVNSAFDEDGIYVAPDGNTIYFSSKGHNTIGGYDVFVSRFENGFWTKAKNMGVPVNSPDDDLYFVLAANGTTGYFSSVRPGGEGQDDIYRVDLSPAAQDTGEKGK, encoded by the coding sequence ATGAAGAACCTCTTCCTACCTGCGATCCTCGCTTTCGTTGCCTTGGGCTCCACGGCCCAGAACGTGCCCTTTGACAAGGAGCATGTCAGCGACCCGGCCAAGCTCAAGCGCGCGCAGGACGCTATCAAACAGGGCGATAAGCTCGCGAGCGGCGGCGCCCATGCGCTGGGCCTTGCGCTGGTCAGCTACGAGGAGGCCTATGCCATCAACCCCGACAACGCCGCACTGAACATGAAGATGGGCCTGGCCCACTTGAACGGTGCACAACGTCACCTCTGCCTGCCTTACTTTCAAACTGCCGCCGACCTTGACCCCAATATTGAAGGTGTGCACTTCTTCGTGGGCTTCGCGCACCACTTGAACGCGAACTGGGACAAGGCCCTGGCAGCGTTCGAGCAGCACAAGAAGTTGCAGGCCAGTATGGTGGGCGAGCCCGACCCGCGCATGGCCAACTTGGAGAAACTGATGGTGGAATGCCGCTCCGGCAAGGCGCTGTCAGCCACGAACACCGGCGCTACGGTTACGGCGTTGGGTCCTGCCGTGAACTGCGAACAGACGGACTATGGTGTGCTCATCGACAACACCGGTAACGGCATCCTCTTCACGAGCCGGCGCTCCAGCACCACGGGCGGCAAGATCAACAAGGCCACCAACGAGTACTTCGAAGACATCTACGCCAGCACGCAAACCGGCACGGGCTATTCCGTTCCGGTACCGCTGGCAGTGCCGGTGAACAGCCTGGGCAACGATGCCTCCGTGTGCCTGAGCACCGATGGGAACACCATGCTCATCTACCGCGATGTGGCCGGCCCCGGCGACATTTATCGCAGCGACAAGACCAACGGCACATGGAGCACGCCTACCAAATTGGGCGCTAACGTGAACACCAAGTTCCACGAAGGCAGCGCGTGGATCACCGCCGACAAGCAGTGGATCTACTTCGTGAGCGATCGCCCCGATGAGAACCTCGGCGGCCAGGACATCTATCGTGCCCGATGGGATGAAACGACCAATGATTGGGGCATTGCCGAGAACCTCGGGCCCGATGTGAACAGCGCCTTCGACGAGGACGGCATCTACGTTGCGCCGGACGGCAACACCATCTACTTCAGCAGCAAAGGCCACAACACCATCGGCGGTTACGATGTGTTCGTGAGCCGCTTCGAGAACGGCTTCTGGACCAAGGCCAAGAACATGGGCGTGCCGGTGAACTCACCCGACGACGACCTCTACTTCGTGCTGGCTGCCAACGGCACCACGGGCTACTTCAGCAGCGTGCGCCCCGGTGGCGAAGGCCAGGACGATATCTACCGCGTTGACCTGTCTCCTGCGGCGCAGGACACCGGAGAGAAGGGCAAATAG